The Calypte anna isolate BGI_N300 chromosome W, bCalAnn1_v1.p, whole genome shotgun sequence region CCCCGAACCCGGGCTCTGCTTCCAACTCTTGGTTTCCATCCGAAATCTACGTCCcgcagagctgctcctccccACCCCGGCCCCACCCGCGGGAAACACCCCTCAGGGAAGGGACCACGCTCAATCCCAactcttttttggttttatttgataCACTTTTTACTCCCGAGCCAtcagcttctgcttcttcagcttcttctgggAGATCTGAAAGAGAGACCAAGAAATGAGAAGGGAGGTAAAGAAAGAGTCTGCACCTCCCTTCAAACATCCTACATGGAAATTGACTAAAACCACTGGGAATTGTTAGAAATTATTTCCCCCCCCAATTCTCAGTGTTTATGAGGTTGCTCAGAAGTAAcgcaatttttttttcacaggtgtTCCAAAGGTGTCCCAAGATGGTCATCACAGCAACCCCCAGACATCAAGGCTGGCACCTCCTGAACTGGAGATATTTGgtacctttttcttttgagcaACTTCCTCCTCTGGCTTGGGGACAATCTGCTCCTTTTCAGTGAGGATCATCTCGATGTGGCAGGGGGAGCTCATGTAGGGGTTGATGCGGCCGTGGGCTCTGTAGGTTCTGCGGCGCATCTTGGGAGCTTTGTTCACCTGGATGTGCTCGATCACCAGGGAATCCACATCCAGACCCTGGGAAGGAACATTCAACcttctgtttggttttcctcACCAAAGAACTCGATGTTACTTCAGACTGACAGCTCAGaacaaacatctttttttttcatggttatTCCAAAGGTGTCCTAAGATGGTCATCACCGCCGTCAAGTCATCAGAGCACAGAGCATGATCCAGAGGTACAAACCTCCCGACTCAACAGCTTTTGATTTTGTACATTTAGGGGAGCTGAGCCACGCTTCAAGCCCCCACCCAGCTCAGTGGGCACCCATGCCCCCAGCACATCACCCACCTTCAGCTCAGCGTTGCTCTCCGCGTTCTTCAGCATGTGCAGCAAGAACTCGGCGCTTTTCTTGGGCCACCGGCCCTGGGTCCAGCCCCACTGCTTGGcctgagggaaggagaagagttGTGATTTTATCCTACTACAATGTAACTCACCTCTCCTTTACACCCCGTCACCTTACAATTATTATAACAGCATTGCAGAGGGAAATAATTTGGTCAACAACTTGATGCTGGAAATAGGAGCAACAGTTTTTACAGGAGTGAATTAAAGGAGCATTGTGTTCtcctcaacatgaggagaaacttcttccctgtgaggaaaccctggcccaggctgcccagagaggttgtggagtctccttctaagttttaattttatcctGCTACAATGTAACTCTATTTGCACCCTGTCACCTTGGAACTAtaacagcactgcagagcaaaaTAATTTGGTTGACAACTCGACAATGGAAAT contains the following coding sequences:
- the LOC103527962 gene encoding 60S ribosomal protein L17 codes for the protein MVRYSLDPENPTKSCKSRGSNLRVHFKNTRETAQAIKGMHIRKATKYLKDVTLKKQCVPFRRYNGGVGRCAQAKQWGWTQGRWPKKSAEFLLHMLKNAESNAELKGLDVDSLVIEHIQVNKAPKMRRRTYRAHGRINPYMSSPCHIEMILTEKEQIVPKPEEEVAQKKKISQKKLKKQKLMARE